Proteins from one Juglans microcarpa x Juglans regia isolate MS1-56 chromosome 6S, Jm3101_v1.0, whole genome shotgun sequence genomic window:
- the LOC121237510 gene encoding probable boron transporter 2 isoform X1 — translation MEETFVPFRGIKNDLKGRLLCYKQDWAGGIRAGIRILAPTTYIFFASAIPVISFGEQLERETEGSLTAVQTLASTALCGVIHSVVGGQPLLILGVAEPTVLMYTFMFNFAKDRKDLGQELFLAWTGWVCVWTALLLFLLAVLGACSIINRFTRLAGELFGLLIAMLFMQQAIRGLVEEFAIPKRENPNQTAFQLSWRFGNGMFALVLSFGLLLTALSSRKARSWRYGTGCLRGFIADYGVPLMVLVWTGVSYMPVNDVPRGIPRRLFSPNPWSPGAYSNWTVIKDMLNVPPLYIVGAFIPATMIAVLYYFDHSVASQLAQQKEFNLKKPASYHYDLLLLGFLVILCGLIGIPPSNGVIPQSPMHTKSLATLKHQLLRNKLVVTARQSMRKNSNLGQLYQNMQEAYNEMQTPLTYQIPSTLGLKELKESTIQLASSNGYIGAPVDEAVFDVDKDIDDLLPVEVKEQRLSNLLQALMVGSCVAAMPLLKKIPTSVLWGYFAFMAIESLPGNQFWERILLLFTAPSRRYKVLEEYHATFVETVPFKTIATFTLFQTTYLLVCFGITWIPLAGVLFPLLIMLLVPVRQYFLPKFFKGAHLHELDAAEYEEAPAIAFNMTVQGQDAQARIPNIDGAEILDEIITRSRGEIRLTQSAKVTSSTPILDIRPTHSLQASPRKYSPRVNQLRGEQSPRSKGKELEAKQTPSPGPSVLGQSPRS, via the exons ATGGAAGAAACATTTGTTCCCTTTCGTGGGATCAAGAATGACCTCAAAGGAAGACTTTTGTGCTATAAACAAGACTGGGCCGGTGGTATCCGGGCGGGTATCAG GATCCTGGCTCCAACAACGTACATATTTTTTGCTTCAGCAATTCCAGTTATATCTTTTGGGGAGCAGCTGGAGAGAGAAACAG AAGGAAGTTTGACTGCTGTGCAAACTCTTGCATCAACAGCACTTTGTGGTGTTATCCACTCAGTTGTTGGAGGACAGCCCCTACTTATTCTAGGAGTGGCTGAGCCAACAGTGCTGATGTATACATTCATGTTCAACTTTGCTAAGGACCGGAAGGATTTGGGGCAGGAACTCTTCTTAGCCTGGACTGGATG GGTCTGTGTGTGGACGGCACTTTTGCTCTTCTTGCTGGCTGTTCTGGGTGCCTGCTCGATTATCAATAGATTTACACGCCTTGCTGGTGAATTGTTTGGTCTGCTAATTGCAATGCTATTTATGCAGCAGGCCATACGG GGACTTGTGGAAGAGTTTGCCATACCCAAGAGAGAGAATCCAAATCAGACTGCATTCCAGCTATCCTGGCGATTTGGCAATGGAATGTTTGCATTGGTTCTGTCCTTCGGCCTTCTTCTTACTGCACTAAGCAGTCGTAAAGCTAGATCCTGGCGCTATGGGACTG GTTGCCTACGGGGATTTATTGCGGATTATGGAGTTCCTTTAATGGTGCTTGTATGGACTGGTGTCTCTTACATGCCTGTAAATGATGTCCCAAGAGGGATCCCCAGGCGTCTTTTCAGTCCAAATCCATGGTCTCCAGGGGCATACTCAAATTGGACGGTTATAAAG GACATGTTGAACGTTCCTCCATTATATATAGTTGGAGCATTTATACCAGCAACTATGATAGCTGTACTTTACTACTTTGATCACAGTGTTGCATCCCAACTTGCCCAGCAGAAGGAGTTTAATCTGAAGAAACCTGCTTCATATCATTATGACCTTCTTCTTCTGGGTTTCTTG GTCATATTATGTGGGCTTATTGGCATTCCTCCTTCCAATGGCGTAATCCCGCAATCTCCGATGCATACAAAAAGTTTAGCCACTCTAAAACATCAG CTTTTGCGGAATAAGCTTGTAGTGACAGCCCGACAAAGTATGCGTAAGAATTCAAATTTGGGTCAATTATACCAGAACATGCAAGAAGCATATAATGAAATGCAGACTCCACTAACCTACCAAATTCCATCCACTCTG GGTCTTAAAGAGCTGAAAGAATCCACTATTCAATTAGCCTCCAGTAATGGCTATATTGGTGCCCCTGTTGATGAGGCAGTTTTTGACGTGGATAAGGATATTGATGATCTTTTGCCTGTCGAAGTTAAAGAACAACGCCTCAGTAATCTGCTTCAGGCATTAATGGTTGGCAGTTGTGTTGCTGCGATGCCTCTTCTAAAGAAGATCCCAACTTCAGTTCTTTGGGGCTACTTTGCTTTCATGGCAATTGAAAGCTTGCCTGGAAATCAGTTCTGGGAGAGGATATTGTTGCTTTTCACTGCTCCAAGTCGAAGATACAA GGTGCTGGAGGAGTATCATGCAACCTTTGTCGAGACTGTGCCCTTCAAAACAATTGCCACCTTCACCTTGTTCCAGACAACTTACTTGCTTGTATGTTTCGGCATAACATGGATACCATTAGCTGGGGTCCTTTTCCCACTGTTGATCATGCTTCTTGTACCAGTGCGACAGTATTTTCTCCCCAAGTTTTTTAAAGGTGCCCATCTGCATGAGTTGGATGCTGCAGAATATGAGGAAGCCCCTGCGATTGCTTTCAACATGACAGTTCAA GGCCAGGATGCTCAGGCAAGAATTCCTAACATTGATGGTGCGGAAATTCTTGATGAAATCATCACAAGAAGCCGTGGTGAGATCCGTCTCACTCAGAGTGCTAAGGTAACAAGTTCGACCCCTATTTTGGATATCAGGCCTACTCATAGCCTGCAGGCATCACCAAGAAAATACAGCCCCCGTGTAAATCAACTGAGGGGGGAACAGAGTCCCAGATCGAAAGGAAAAGAACTTGAAGCAAAACAAACTCCCAGTCCCGGGCCATCTGTTCTTGGACAAAGCCCTCGTAGTTAA
- the LOC121237510 gene encoding boron transporter 1-like isoform X2 — MEETFVPFRGIKNDLKGRLLCYKQDWAGGIRAGIRILAPTTYIFFASAIPVISFGEQLERETEGSLTAVQTLASTALCGVIHSVVGGQPLLILGVAEPTVLMYTFMFNFAKDRKDLGQELFLAWTGWVCVWTALLLFLLAVLGACSIINRFTRLAGELFGLLIAMLFMQQAIRGLVEEFAIPKRENPNQTAFQLSWRFGNGMFALVLSFGLLLTALSSRKARSWRYGTGCLRGFIADYGVPLMVLVWTGVSYMPVNDVPRGIPRRLFSPNPWSPGAYSNWTVIKDMLNVPPLYIVGAFIPATMIAVLYYFDHSVASQLAQQKEFNLKKPASYHYDLLLLGFLVILCGLIGIPPSNGVIPQSPMHTKSLATLKHQLLRNKLVVTARQSMRKNSNLGQLYQNMQEAYNEMQTPLTYQIPSTLGLKELKESTIQLASSNGYIGAPVDEAVFDVDKDIDDLLPVEVKEQRLSNLLQALMVGSCVAAMPLLKKIPTSVLWGYFAFMAIESLPGNQFWERILLLFTAPSRRYKVLEEYHATFVETVPFKTIATFTLFQTTYLLVCFGITWIPLAGVLFPLLIMLLVPVRQYFLPKFFKGAHLHELDAAEYEEAPAIAFNMTVQDAQARIPNIDGAEILDEIITRSRGEIRLTQSAKVTSSTPILDIRPTHSLQASPRKYSPRVNQLRGEQSPRSKGKELEAKQTPSPGPSVLGQSPRS; from the exons ATGGAAGAAACATTTGTTCCCTTTCGTGGGATCAAGAATGACCTCAAAGGAAGACTTTTGTGCTATAAACAAGACTGGGCCGGTGGTATCCGGGCGGGTATCAG GATCCTGGCTCCAACAACGTACATATTTTTTGCTTCAGCAATTCCAGTTATATCTTTTGGGGAGCAGCTGGAGAGAGAAACAG AAGGAAGTTTGACTGCTGTGCAAACTCTTGCATCAACAGCACTTTGTGGTGTTATCCACTCAGTTGTTGGAGGACAGCCCCTACTTATTCTAGGAGTGGCTGAGCCAACAGTGCTGATGTATACATTCATGTTCAACTTTGCTAAGGACCGGAAGGATTTGGGGCAGGAACTCTTCTTAGCCTGGACTGGATG GGTCTGTGTGTGGACGGCACTTTTGCTCTTCTTGCTGGCTGTTCTGGGTGCCTGCTCGATTATCAATAGATTTACACGCCTTGCTGGTGAATTGTTTGGTCTGCTAATTGCAATGCTATTTATGCAGCAGGCCATACGG GGACTTGTGGAAGAGTTTGCCATACCCAAGAGAGAGAATCCAAATCAGACTGCATTCCAGCTATCCTGGCGATTTGGCAATGGAATGTTTGCATTGGTTCTGTCCTTCGGCCTTCTTCTTACTGCACTAAGCAGTCGTAAAGCTAGATCCTGGCGCTATGGGACTG GTTGCCTACGGGGATTTATTGCGGATTATGGAGTTCCTTTAATGGTGCTTGTATGGACTGGTGTCTCTTACATGCCTGTAAATGATGTCCCAAGAGGGATCCCCAGGCGTCTTTTCAGTCCAAATCCATGGTCTCCAGGGGCATACTCAAATTGGACGGTTATAAAG GACATGTTGAACGTTCCTCCATTATATATAGTTGGAGCATTTATACCAGCAACTATGATAGCTGTACTTTACTACTTTGATCACAGTGTTGCATCCCAACTTGCCCAGCAGAAGGAGTTTAATCTGAAGAAACCTGCTTCATATCATTATGACCTTCTTCTTCTGGGTTTCTTG GTCATATTATGTGGGCTTATTGGCATTCCTCCTTCCAATGGCGTAATCCCGCAATCTCCGATGCATACAAAAAGTTTAGCCACTCTAAAACATCAG CTTTTGCGGAATAAGCTTGTAGTGACAGCCCGACAAAGTATGCGTAAGAATTCAAATTTGGGTCAATTATACCAGAACATGCAAGAAGCATATAATGAAATGCAGACTCCACTAACCTACCAAATTCCATCCACTCTG GGTCTTAAAGAGCTGAAAGAATCCACTATTCAATTAGCCTCCAGTAATGGCTATATTGGTGCCCCTGTTGATGAGGCAGTTTTTGACGTGGATAAGGATATTGATGATCTTTTGCCTGTCGAAGTTAAAGAACAACGCCTCAGTAATCTGCTTCAGGCATTAATGGTTGGCAGTTGTGTTGCTGCGATGCCTCTTCTAAAGAAGATCCCAACTTCAGTTCTTTGGGGCTACTTTGCTTTCATGGCAATTGAAAGCTTGCCTGGAAATCAGTTCTGGGAGAGGATATTGTTGCTTTTCACTGCTCCAAGTCGAAGATACAA GGTGCTGGAGGAGTATCATGCAACCTTTGTCGAGACTGTGCCCTTCAAAACAATTGCCACCTTCACCTTGTTCCAGACAACTTACTTGCTTGTATGTTTCGGCATAACATGGATACCATTAGCTGGGGTCCTTTTCCCACTGTTGATCATGCTTCTTGTACCAGTGCGACAGTATTTTCTCCCCAAGTTTTTTAAAGGTGCCCATCTGCATGAGTTGGATGCTGCAGAATATGAGGAAGCCCCTGCGATTGCTTTCAACATGACAGTTCAA GATGCTCAGGCAAGAATTCCTAACATTGATGGTGCGGAAATTCTTGATGAAATCATCACAAGAAGCCGTGGTGAGATCCGTCTCACTCAGAGTGCTAAGGTAACAAGTTCGACCCCTATTTTGGATATCAGGCCTACTCATAGCCTGCAGGCATCACCAAGAAAATACAGCCCCCGTGTAAATCAACTGAGGGGGGAACAGAGTCCCAGATCGAAAGGAAAAGAACTTGAAGCAAAACAAACTCCCAGTCCCGGGCCATCTGTTCTTGGACAAAGCCCTCGTAGTTAA
- the LOC121237510 gene encoding boron transporter 1-like isoform X3, giving the protein MTSKEDFCAINKTGPVVSGRVSAIPVISFGEQLERETEGSLTAVQTLASTALCGVIHSVVGGQPLLILGVAEPTVLMYTFMFNFAKDRKDLGQELFLAWTGWVCVWTALLLFLLAVLGACSIINRFTRLAGELFGLLIAMLFMQQAIRGLVEEFAIPKRENPNQTAFQLSWRFGNGMFALVLSFGLLLTALSSRKARSWRYGTGCLRGFIADYGVPLMVLVWTGVSYMPVNDVPRGIPRRLFSPNPWSPGAYSNWTVIKDMLNVPPLYIVGAFIPATMIAVLYYFDHSVASQLAQQKEFNLKKPASYHYDLLLLGFLVILCGLIGIPPSNGVIPQSPMHTKSLATLKHQLLRNKLVVTARQSMRKNSNLGQLYQNMQEAYNEMQTPLTYQIPSTLGLKELKESTIQLASSNGYIGAPVDEAVFDVDKDIDDLLPVEVKEQRLSNLLQALMVGSCVAAMPLLKKIPTSVLWGYFAFMAIESLPGNQFWERILLLFTAPSRRYKVLEEYHATFVETVPFKTIATFTLFQTTYLLVCFGITWIPLAGVLFPLLIMLLVPVRQYFLPKFFKGAHLHELDAAEYEEAPAIAFNMTVQGQDAQARIPNIDGAEILDEIITRSRGEIRLTQSAKVTSSTPILDIRPTHSLQASPRKYSPRVNQLRGEQSPRSKGKELEAKQTPSPGPSVLGQSPRS; this is encoded by the exons ATGACCTCAAAGGAAGACTTTTGTGCTATAAACAAGACTGGGCCGGTGGTATCCGGGCGGGTATCAG CAATTCCAGTTATATCTTTTGGGGAGCAGCTGGAGAGAGAAACAG AAGGAAGTTTGACTGCTGTGCAAACTCTTGCATCAACAGCACTTTGTGGTGTTATCCACTCAGTTGTTGGAGGACAGCCCCTACTTATTCTAGGAGTGGCTGAGCCAACAGTGCTGATGTATACATTCATGTTCAACTTTGCTAAGGACCGGAAGGATTTGGGGCAGGAACTCTTCTTAGCCTGGACTGGATG GGTCTGTGTGTGGACGGCACTTTTGCTCTTCTTGCTGGCTGTTCTGGGTGCCTGCTCGATTATCAATAGATTTACACGCCTTGCTGGTGAATTGTTTGGTCTGCTAATTGCAATGCTATTTATGCAGCAGGCCATACGG GGACTTGTGGAAGAGTTTGCCATACCCAAGAGAGAGAATCCAAATCAGACTGCATTCCAGCTATCCTGGCGATTTGGCAATGGAATGTTTGCATTGGTTCTGTCCTTCGGCCTTCTTCTTACTGCACTAAGCAGTCGTAAAGCTAGATCCTGGCGCTATGGGACTG GTTGCCTACGGGGATTTATTGCGGATTATGGAGTTCCTTTAATGGTGCTTGTATGGACTGGTGTCTCTTACATGCCTGTAAATGATGTCCCAAGAGGGATCCCCAGGCGTCTTTTCAGTCCAAATCCATGGTCTCCAGGGGCATACTCAAATTGGACGGTTATAAAG GACATGTTGAACGTTCCTCCATTATATATAGTTGGAGCATTTATACCAGCAACTATGATAGCTGTACTTTACTACTTTGATCACAGTGTTGCATCCCAACTTGCCCAGCAGAAGGAGTTTAATCTGAAGAAACCTGCTTCATATCATTATGACCTTCTTCTTCTGGGTTTCTTG GTCATATTATGTGGGCTTATTGGCATTCCTCCTTCCAATGGCGTAATCCCGCAATCTCCGATGCATACAAAAAGTTTAGCCACTCTAAAACATCAG CTTTTGCGGAATAAGCTTGTAGTGACAGCCCGACAAAGTATGCGTAAGAATTCAAATTTGGGTCAATTATACCAGAACATGCAAGAAGCATATAATGAAATGCAGACTCCACTAACCTACCAAATTCCATCCACTCTG GGTCTTAAAGAGCTGAAAGAATCCACTATTCAATTAGCCTCCAGTAATGGCTATATTGGTGCCCCTGTTGATGAGGCAGTTTTTGACGTGGATAAGGATATTGATGATCTTTTGCCTGTCGAAGTTAAAGAACAACGCCTCAGTAATCTGCTTCAGGCATTAATGGTTGGCAGTTGTGTTGCTGCGATGCCTCTTCTAAAGAAGATCCCAACTTCAGTTCTTTGGGGCTACTTTGCTTTCATGGCAATTGAAAGCTTGCCTGGAAATCAGTTCTGGGAGAGGATATTGTTGCTTTTCACTGCTCCAAGTCGAAGATACAA GGTGCTGGAGGAGTATCATGCAACCTTTGTCGAGACTGTGCCCTTCAAAACAATTGCCACCTTCACCTTGTTCCAGACAACTTACTTGCTTGTATGTTTCGGCATAACATGGATACCATTAGCTGGGGTCCTTTTCCCACTGTTGATCATGCTTCTTGTACCAGTGCGACAGTATTTTCTCCCCAAGTTTTTTAAAGGTGCCCATCTGCATGAGTTGGATGCTGCAGAATATGAGGAAGCCCCTGCGATTGCTTTCAACATGACAGTTCAA GGCCAGGATGCTCAGGCAAGAATTCCTAACATTGATGGTGCGGAAATTCTTGATGAAATCATCACAAGAAGCCGTGGTGAGATCCGTCTCACTCAGAGTGCTAAGGTAACAAGTTCGACCCCTATTTTGGATATCAGGCCTACTCATAGCCTGCAGGCATCACCAAGAAAATACAGCCCCCGTGTAAATCAACTGAGGGGGGAACAGAGTCCCAGATCGAAAGGAAAAGAACTTGAAGCAAAACAAACTCCCAGTCCCGGGCCATCTGTTCTTGGACAAAGCCCTCGTAGTTAA
- the LOC121237908 gene encoding topless-related protein 3-like has translation MGSRLCSHFPTTHFSVTTGDNGFKILANVVGLRSFRAIEVQSFEALRSPIESTTDKVSGSLAITNVNPVNCKVEKSSSVRPSPILNGVDLMGRSMDKKIYVEDVTDITKLWQLSEIVGVVQCRLVTMPNSTDSSSKVVRLLYTNSGVGVLALGANGVQKLWKWTRNEQNPKWKGHHQCCSESLATKQCLLMTDYVSGVNLEEAVMCIALSNNDSYVMPTCGGKVSLFNMMTFKVMTTFKPPPPASTVLTFHPQYNSIIAIGMEDLTIHIYNVSVDEVKSKLRGHQKWITGLDFLTNLNILFYLGTNAQLCVWSIDRWEKRKQL, from the exons ATGGGAAGCCGTTTATGTTCACATTTTCCTACCACACATTTTTCTGTTACTACAGGAGACAATGGATTCAAGATACTTGCAAATGTTGTTGGCCTCAGATCTTTTAGAGCAATTGAAGTCCAATCGTTTGAAGCATTGAGATCACCCATTGAATCTACTACAGATAAGGTTTCTGGCTCTTTAGCCATCACAAATGTCAATCCAGTCAATTGTAAAGTGGAAAAAAGCTCCTCGGTCAGGCCTTCTCCAATTCTTAATGGCGTTGATCTAATGGGTAGAAGCATGGATAAGAAAATATATGTGGAAGATGTAACTGATATAACTAAACTTTGGCAATTGTCTGAAATTGTGGGTGTTGTCCAATGTCGATTAGTTACCATGCCTAATAGCACAGATTCTTCCAGCAAGGTTGTACGACTTTTATATACAAATTCTGGTGTTGGAGTTTTGGCACTGGGAGCAAATGGTGTTCAGAAGCTGTGGAAGTGGACACGCAATGAACAAAATCCCAAGTGGAAAGGTCACCACCAGTGTTGTTCTGAATCATTGGCAACCAAACAATGTCTTCTTATGACTGATTATGTCTCAGGTGTCAATCTTGAAGAAGCAGTTATGTGTATAGCTCTATCAAATAATGACTCATATGTAATGCCAACTTGTGGTGGAAAGGTTTCATTATTTAACATGATGACATTCAAGGTAATGACAACATTCAAGCCACCACCCCCTGCTTCTACGGTTTTAACATTCCATCCTCAGTATAATAGCATCATAGCTATTGGAATGGAGGACTTAACAATCCACATATATAATGTTAGTGTGGATGAGGTTAAATCAAAATTGAGGGGTCACCAGAAGTGGATTACTGGTTTGGATTTTTTGACAAATCTTAATATCCTATTTTATCTGGGTACAAATGCTCAACTTTGTGTGTGGAGCATTGACAGGTGGGAAAAGAGGAAGCAG CTCTAA